Proteins encoded by one window of Salirhabdus salicampi:
- a CDS encoding ubiquinol-cytochrome c reductase iron-sulfur subunit, with protein MSNDKKNQVSRRQFLNYTLTGVGGFMAAGMLAPMVRFAIDPVLKADTTGDFVAVVEVDKITTEPQRFSFTVEQVDAWYESEVEQVAWVFKQEDGSVLALSPICTHLGCRVGWNEKEDQYPDRFYCPCHDGLYYKDGTNVPNTPPTEPLHVYEHKIQDGMLYLGKAQPRKEA; from the coding sequence ATGAGTAATGACAAAAAAAATCAAGTTTCCCGTCGGCAGTTTTTAAACTATACGTTAACAGGTGTAGGTGGTTTTATGGCTGCTGGAATGCTTGCGCCAATGGTGAGATTTGCCATTGACCCTGTCCTTAAAGCGGATACAACAGGTGACTTTGTTGCTGTTGTAGAAGTGGACAAGATTACAACTGAACCACAACGATTCTCGTTTACAGTTGAGCAAGTTGATGCTTGGTATGAATCCGAAGTTGAACAAGTTGCATGGGTTTTTAAACAAGAGGATGGTAGTGTTCTTGCTTTATCTCCAATCTGTACCCACTTAGGCTGTAGAGTTGGCTGGAATGAAAAGGAAGATCAATACCCAGATCGTTTCTATTGCCCGTGTCATGATGGCTTATATTATAAGGACGGTACGAATGTTCCAAACACACCGCCAACTGAGCCTTTACACGTATACGAGCATAAAATTCAAGACGGTATGCTTTACTTAGGAAAAGCTCAACCGAGAAAGGAGGCGTAA
- a CDS encoding DUF2487 family protein: MNWSQKDVKQYVKAKEYIDTAIIPLLPFALNKKDEELEKMSLQKEMLDLITYKMENTYKGRMFLFPAYMYLETEDLQNECLRLNQFAQAVQEQPFKHLFYVTPDFRWKKVERDIDGHLLWLPMISNGDVKDDSTQTVIQDQVTQMTDLIRSFWTE; encoded by the coding sequence ATGAATTGGTCTCAAAAAGATGTTAAACAGTATGTAAAAGCAAAGGAATATATCGATACGGCTATCATTCCATTACTACCTTTTGCATTAAACAAAAAAGATGAAGAGTTGGAAAAGATGTCTCTTCAAAAGGAAATGTTAGATTTGATCACTTATAAAATGGAAAATACATATAAAGGTCGGATGTTTTTGTTCCCGGCTTATATGTATTTGGAAACGGAGGATTTGCAGAATGAATGTTTACGACTAAACCAATTTGCGCAAGCCGTTCAAGAGCAGCCATTTAAGCATTTGTTCTATGTTACACCAGACTTTCGTTGGAAAAAAGTTGAGCGTGACATAGACGGTCATTTATTATGGTTACCTATGATTAGTAACGGGGATGTAAAAGACGATAGCACCCAAACCGTTATTCAAGATCAAGTTACCCAAATGACGGATTTAATTCGTAGTTTTTGGACAGAATAA
- a CDS encoding ReoY family proteolytic degradation factor, whose amino-acid sequence MTISVLQKKRFIQWFLNNYQLKRRECVWILNYVMNHEHVLKHVHFVREARVCPKGIIISAKCVDDPPFRFYKEQIMTSDPEKSFHDIRLNDHESIFIQLNYKKANQCPRYAGVMEENPYLPEDYYITEKDQQAAEKMMNHVLYNFQVKKIQAAIDQALDDGDKEKFHMLIEQLNQLTSEKFTQQK is encoded by the coding sequence ATGACGATTTCAGTCCTACAGAAAAAACGATTTATTCAATGGTTTTTAAATAACTACCAGTTAAAAAGAAGAGAATGTGTATGGATTTTAAATTATGTCATGAATCATGAACATGTGTTAAAGCATGTCCATTTTGTCCGTGAAGCTAGAGTATGTCCGAAAGGGATTATCATATCAGCGAAATGTGTAGATGATCCACCTTTCCGTTTTTACAAAGAACAAATCATGACTTCGGATCCAGAAAAGTCATTTCATGATATAAGGTTAAATGATCATGAGTCTATTTTTATTCAATTAAATTATAAAAAGGCAAACCAGTGCCCAAGGTATGCCGGCGTTATGGAGGAAAATCCATACTTACCTGAAGACTATTATATTACCGAAAAAGATCAACAGGCTGCTGAAAAAATGATGAATCACGTCCTTTATAATTTTCAAGTAAAAAAGATTCAAGCTGCTATTGATCAAGCATTAGATGATGGGGATAAAGAAAAATTTCATATGTTAATTGAACAGCTTAACCAATTAACAAGTGAAAAATTTACCCAACAAAAATAG
- a CDS encoding tetratricopeptide repeat protein has protein sequence MSEIHIALQEIQSGNTDKGLEILQRQLVKAGDEEKYEIAQMYQQLGLLHEANDVFQQLMETYPDESELKLHIAEIYTDLDDDEKALEYLNEIDEEDENYLHALVQAADLYQAQGLYEVAEQKLLQAKRLAPSEPVLDFALGELAYSTGEYQKAIPYYEKALKQQNTYGEIEVQQRLAECLASIGHLTEAMDYFQKVEKKSPDDMFRYGFTAFQGNRMDIAIHVWEKLLDKDSSYYSVYPLLTKAYEEEGLPDKAYDTVRKGLNQDEYNKEMYFLAGKIANKLGNREEAIEYVREAISLDPGYKEAIMFLVESFKEHEEYEKITDLLTNVLDLGETDPVYYWELARANYELEEYDKALNNYEEAYNGFTNDIEFLKEYGYILVEEGRLAKAKEVFQRYLAIEPSDTEMEEYVQRLER, from the coding sequence ATGAGTGAAATTCATATAGCATTGCAAGAAATTCAAAGCGGAAACACGGATAAGGGGTTAGAGATTTTACAACGTCAACTAGTAAAAGCCGGTGATGAGGAAAAGTATGAAATTGCCCAAATGTATCAACAGCTAGGTCTTCTTCATGAGGCTAACGATGTCTTTCAACAACTTATGGAAACATATCCAGATGAATCTGAACTAAAATTACATATCGCCGAGATTTATACAGATTTAGATGATGATGAGAAAGCATTAGAGTACTTGAATGAAATTGATGAAGAAGATGAAAATTATCTTCACGCCCTCGTTCAAGCGGCCGATTTATATCAAGCCCAGGGGTTGTATGAAGTTGCCGAGCAAAAGTTGTTACAGGCTAAACGATTAGCGCCTTCAGAGCCTGTATTGGACTTTGCATTAGGAGAATTAGCCTATTCTACTGGTGAATACCAAAAAGCCATCCCATATTATGAAAAAGCCTTAAAACAACAAAACACCTATGGTGAAATTGAAGTTCAGCAACGACTAGCGGAATGTTTGGCATCTATTGGCCATTTAACAGAAGCGATGGATTACTTTCAAAAGGTTGAAAAAAAGTCTCCTGATGATATGTTTCGCTATGGATTTACAGCGTTTCAGGGGAATCGAATGGATATTGCCATTCATGTATGGGAAAAGTTGTTGGACAAAGATTCAAGCTACTATTCCGTTTACCCGTTGTTAACGAAGGCGTATGAAGAGGAAGGGCTTCCTGACAAAGCTTATGACACGGTTAGGAAAGGTTTAAATCAAGATGAATATAATAAAGAAATGTATTTTTTAGCTGGAAAAATCGCAAACAAATTAGGAAATAGAGAAGAAGCTATTGAATATGTACGAGAAGCAATTTCATTAGATCCCGGTTACAAAGAAGCCATTATGTTCCTTGTTGAATCTTTTAAAGAACATGAGGAATATGAGAAAATTACGGATTTGTTAACAAACGTGTTAGATCTAGGTGAAACAGATCCTGTGTATTATTGGGAATTAGCACGGGCAAATTATGAATTAGAAGAGTATGATAAGGCATTAAACAACTATGAAGAAGCATATAATGGCTTTACAAATGATATAGAATTTTTAAAGGAATACGGCTATATTCTTGTTGAAGAAGGGAGGTTAGCGAAAGCTAAGGAAGTATTTCAACGTTATTTGGCTATCGAACCGTCTGATACGGAAATGGAAGAATATGTGCAACGTTTAGAGCGGTAA
- the aroA gene encoding 3-phosphoshikimate 1-carboxyvinyltransferase has product MTISVHHKNDSIKGTLQVPGDKSMSHRAVIFGSLAEGETQIENFLLGKDCLRTIEAFRKMGVKIEQHGESVTIQGRGVSGLQEPTEPLFFGNSGTTARLLLGVLSGLPYHFVLTGDDSLSNRPMDRVSVPLRQMGSTIDGRDTGRFLPMSIRGGVLQPIEYKLPVNSAQVKSAILLAGLLTEGTTTVVEPVATRDHTERMIGAFGGTITKNGVNVSIEGPQALKGAAVKVPGDISSAAFFIVAATLVEQSELVIENVGLNETRTGIIDLLKQMGANIHMDVTHYVGDEPVGTVSVKASKLTATTVEGAMIPRLVDEIPLIALAATQAEGKTVIKDAEELRVKETDRVRAIKQVLDVLGATVTEREDGLEIEGGTALQGGTVSSFGDHRIGMMAVIASFLSSEKIEIQNPDCIDISYPTFFEDVKKVIS; this is encoded by the coding sequence ATGACAATATCAGTTCACCATAAAAATGATTCTATTAAAGGAACGCTGCAAGTCCCTGGGGATAAATCAATGTCACACCGTGCGGTTATATTTGGCTCTTTGGCAGAAGGTGAGACACAAATCGAAAACTTTTTATTAGGTAAAGATTGCTTACGCACAATTGAAGCTTTTCGTAAAATGGGGGTAAAAATCGAACAACACGGTGAAAGTGTGACCATTCAAGGACGAGGAGTATCAGGTTTACAGGAACCTACTGAGCCTTTATTCTTTGGAAACTCCGGTACAACCGCCCGTCTATTACTAGGTGTTTTATCAGGATTGCCTTACCACTTTGTATTAACAGGTGATGATTCACTGTCTAACCGACCAATGGATCGGGTTTCCGTTCCTTTACGACAAATGGGTTCTACGATTGATGGTCGTGATACAGGAAGGTTCTTACCTATGAGCATACGTGGGGGCGTTCTACAACCTATCGAGTATAAGCTGCCAGTAAATAGTGCACAAGTGAAGTCGGCGATATTACTTGCGGGTTTATTAACCGAGGGCACGACAACTGTAGTTGAACCGGTTGCAACACGAGATCATACCGAGCGTATGATTGGAGCCTTTGGAGGAACGATTACGAAGAATGGTGTTAATGTATCAATTGAAGGACCACAAGCCTTAAAAGGAGCAGCTGTGAAAGTCCCGGGTGATATTTCATCTGCAGCCTTCTTTATTGTAGCAGCTACTTTAGTGGAACAATCTGAGTTAGTTATTGAAAATGTAGGATTGAATGAAACACGTACTGGCATTATCGATTTATTAAAGCAAATGGGTGCAAACATTCATATGGATGTTACTCACTATGTTGGAGATGAACCGGTAGGAACTGTCTCCGTTAAGGCGAGTAAATTAACTGCAACGACAGTGGAAGGAGCAATGATTCCACGTCTCGTAGATGAAATCCCGTTAATTGCGTTAGCTGCAACCCAAGCTGAAGGGAAGACGGTTATTAAGGATGCTGAGGAGTTACGTGTTAAAGAGACAGATCGTGTTCGTGCAATTAAACAAGTGTTGGATGTGCTTGGAGCCACCGTCACTGAACGTGAGGATGGTCTTGAAATTGAAGGTGGGACAGCCCTTCAAGGTGGAACAGTATCATCCTTCGGTGATCATCGAATTGGCATGATGGCTGTTATTGCATCCTTCTTATCAAGTGAGAAAATTGAAATTCAAAATCCTGATTGCATAGATATATCGTATCCTACATTTTTTGAGGATGTGAAAAAAGTAATTTCCTAA